The Treponema sp. OMZ 790 genome includes the window GAGGGGGTGAAACCTGCCTCAGCTCTTTTTTCATGCATGTTTATGACCAGCGAGCAAAATTCCAATAAAACCTTTGACTGGTCCCGCAATTATCCAAGCATTTTTAGGCGTGATGAGGCCGGTTTTTACTCTATCGGCGATGAATATTTTATGCCTGTGGTGCGGAATGTTCCGGCCTTTCCGAATCATCCCGTTAAACCCGGCGATACTTGGTCGGGTGAGGGTTTTGAAGCTCACGATTTTAGGGATGCTTTCGGAATCGAAAAGCCCTTTACCTTTCCGTTTAAGGTTGATTATCAATATATAGGTCTTGCAGAAATAGACGGGCAAACCTACCGCCATATAACGGCAAGCTATGACTTAAATCATATTGTTCCACGAGAGGTTCTTAAAAATTACAAGGGCGAAATAGATGTTCCTATTAAAATTTTAGGTAAATCGAGGCAAAACCTCTACTGGGATGAAGAAAGAGGAAATCTTTTTTGTTATAATGAAGAATTCAACATTAAAATGTTCCTTTATTCGGGCTACACTTACGATTTTATCGGAAATGCAAAAGCCGAGGTCATTGAAGTAAAAAAAATAGATAAAGGCACCGAAGAAGAAATAAAAAAGAGCGTTGAAGACCTAAATCTTGAAAATACCACTGTTGAAAAGACAGACGAAGGCTTAACAATCAGTATTGAAAATATTCAATTTTTGCCCGATTCGGCCGTTTTAAGAGATAGTGAAAAAGAAAAATTAAAAAAAATAGGCGAAATCCTCTCAAAATTCTCCGATAGGGAATTCTTGATCTCAGGTCATACGGCCTTAGCCGGCACCGAAAAAGAAAGGCAAAAGCTTTCCGAAGAGAGGGCTGCCGCCGTAGCCAATTATCTTATAGATTTGGGCGTCCAAGACCGGGAACATGTTTATACCCGAGGTTTCGGAGCCCGCCGCCCTGTTGCAGCCAACAATTCGCCCGAAAACATGGCAAAAAATAGGCGCGTAGAAATCACCATCTTGGACAAGTAAGATTAAAAAAAAGCCCCCTTATCTTCAATAGAAGTTAAGGGGGCTTTTTTTATACGGTAATTCGGCTTTTAGAAGGGTCTATCAGCCAAATACTTGTATTCCTGCCACTGCCTCTTAGCCTTAGCAACAGCCTTATCCAAGAGCATCTGAGCTCTTGCAGGATCGGCGTTCTTTAAGGTCTTGAAGCGGACTTCTTTGTACATAAAGTCGGCAAGATTAAAGTCGGGTTCCTTGCTGTCAAGCTGGAAGGGGTTTTTGTCTTGCTCGACAAGTCTCGGATCGTATCTGTAAAGGGGCCATAAACCGCAAGAAACAGCCTCTTTTTGGTTTGTCATACCCTTGGTCATGTTGATACCATGGTTGATACAGTGACTGTAAGCAATGATAATCGAAGGTCCGTCATAGCTTTCGGCTTCGCGGAAGGCCTTGATTACCTGGCTCATGTTTGCACCCATCGAAATGTGGGCAACATAAACATAGCCGTAGCTAATAGCCATCATACCCAAGTCTTTTTTGCTTATATCCTTACCGGAAGCTGCAAATTTTGCAACGGCACCGATAGGTGTTGCCTTTGACATCTGTCCGCCGGTATTCGAGTAAACTTCAGTGTCCATTACAAGAACATTGATGTTTTTGCCTGAGGCAAGAACATGGTCTAAACCGCCGTAACCGATATCGTAGGCCCATCCGTCTCCTCCGAGAATCCAAACGGAGCGTTTGATAAAGTGGTCGGTTAAAGAGTCCAATTCCTTGGCCAATTCGTCTTTTGAACCGGCTAATTCTTTTTTGAGTTCGGCAACGAAACTTCTCTGATCTTCGATAGCGGCATCATCTTCTTGACTGTTGTTTAGAATCTTGTCGATTACTCCGGCTGCAATTCCCTTTTCTTTTACCTTAACGGCAACTTCACGGGCATAAACAGCGAGCTTATCGCTTGTTAATCTCATACCGTAGCCGAATTCTGCGGCATCTTCAAATAGTGAGTTAGACCAAGCAGGTCCTCTTCCGTCGCATCGTTTTGCATAGGGTGTGGTTGGCAAGTTTCCGCCGTAGATTGAAGAACAGCCTGTTGCGTTTGCAATAACGGCCCTGTCTCCGAAAAGCTGTGAAAGAAGCTTTACATAAGGTGTTTCACCGCAGCCTGCACAAGCTCCCGAGAACTCGAAGAGCGGGCGCTTCATACCGATGCCCTTGGGGACGCTCAAGTTAAGTTTTTTTACATCCGGATCCGGAATATCTTTAAAGAAGAAGTCCCAGTTTGCAACTTCCTGCTTTCTATTTTCAACAAAGTTCTCCATGTTGATGGCTTTAATTTCGGGATTTTCCTTGGACTTTGCAGGACACTGTTGAACGCAAAGGCCGCATCCTGTACAGTCTTCAACCGAAACTTGAATTGTGAACTTGGCGCCTTCAAATTCCTTGCCCTTATAGTCGCAAGACTTAAAGCCTTGGGGTGCCTTTGCCAAAAGTGAGCCGTCATAGGCCTTCATTCGGATACAGGCATGAGGACAAACAACAGTACACTGACCGCACTGAATACAGATATCGCTCTTCCAAATCGGAACATGCTCTGCGATAGCTCTCTTTTCATATTGAGTTGTGGCAGTCGGGAAGGTTCCGTCTTCAGGCATTTCGCTCACTCTTATGTCATCACCCTTTTGGATAGCAACCTTGCCCAAAACATTCTTTACAAAGTCGGGTGCATCTCCTGTGATTGCAGGATGCATCTTGAGCTTGCTTGTTGCTGTCTTGGGATAGTCAACTTTTTCAACTCCCTCAAGAGCCATGTCTATAGTCGTAATATTCTTTTGAACAATTTCGGGGCCTTTCTTTCCGTAGGATTTTTCGATGAATTTTTTGATTAGGTCTACGGCTTCGGCTTCAGGCAAGATTCCGAAGATTTTGAAGAAGGCTGTCTGCATAACAACGTTGATTCTGTTGCCCATTCCGGCTTTTTCTGCAATCTTGATAGCATCGATTACGTAGAATTTTGCTTCTTTTTCGATAATCTGCTTTTGAACCTCGATGGGCATATTGTCCCAAATCTCGTCTTTTCCGTAAGGAGCATTCAAGAGGAAGGTTCCGCCTTTTTTAAGGCTGTGGAGCATATCGTAGGTTTCAAGATAGCTGAACTTATGGCAGGCAACGAAGTCTGCGTTTGTAATTAAGTAGGGCTTTCGGATTGCATGCTTTCCGAATCTCAAGTGAGAAATCGTAAAACCGCCCGATTTTTTACTGTCATAGGAGAAGTAGGCTTGAGCCTTGTTATCTGTAGCTTCACCGATGATCTTAATTGAGTTCTTGTTGGCACCTACAGTACCGTCTGAACCCAAACCGAAGAACATGGCCTGATGCATGTCTTTATCTTCAAGCTTGAAGTTGGGATCGTACTTGATGCTTGTGTGTGTAACATCATCTTCGATACCTACCGAGAAGTTGGACTTCTTTTCGCCTTCGAGGTTGTCGAATACGCCCTTAACCATGGCCGGTGTAAACTCTTTTGAACCGAGACCGTAGCGTCCGCCGATGATGACGGGATATTGTGTAAAGGGGCATTTTTTTGCAGCCTGCATTTCGCCGATGGCTGTTCTTACATCTTCGTAGAGGGGTTCACCCAGAGAACCGGGCTCTTTACATCTGTCAAGAACTGCGATACCCTTTAATGTTGCAGGTAGAGCCTTTACAAAGTGTTCGGCGCTGAAGGGCCTGTAAAGTCTTACCTTGAGAACGCCGTACTTTCCGCCCTTGGAATTAAGTTCGTCTACAGTTTCTTCAACTGTGTCTGCACCTGAACCCATGAGGATTATAACCTGTTCGGCATCCTTTGCTCCGTAGTAGTCGTAAAGGTGATATTGTCTTCCCGTAAGGCTTGCATACTTATCCATTTGCTTTTGAACAATTTCGGGAGTAGCAAGATAGTATTTGTTTACGGCTTCTCGTCCCTGGAAGTAAATATCCGGGTTTTGTGCAGTTCCGCGAAGCTCAGGGCTCTCAGGAGTTAAACCGCGTTTTCGGTGAGCTCTGACAAGTTCATCGCTTACCATCTGGCGCATAATGTCGTAAGAAACTTCTTCTATCTTTTGAATTTCGTGAGAAGTTCTAAATCCGTCAAAGAAGTGGAGGAAGGGAACTCTTGATTCCAATGTGGCCGCATGAGAAATAATGGCAAGGTCCATAACTTCCTGTACGGAGTTGGATGCGAGCATTGCCCAACCTGTCTGGCGGCAAGCCATTACGTCTTGGTGATCTCCGAAGATTGAAAGAGCACTGCAAGCTACGGCGCGGGCAGCAATGTGGAATACTGTGCTTGTCAACTCACCGGCTATTTTGTACATATTCGGAATCATTAAGAGCAAGCCCTGAGATGCAGTAAATGTTGAAGAGAGAGCACCTGTGGTTAAGGCTCCGTGTACGGCACCTGCGGCGCCTCCTTCGGATTGAAGCTCAACAACATCGGGAACTGTGCCCCAAATATTTTCTCTTCCGCGGGCTGAATATTCATCAGCAACCTCACCCATCGGGCTTGACGGTGTGATCGGGTAGATGGCAATTACCTCGCTTAAAGCGTGGGCAACGTGACCGGCAGCAGTATTACCGTCGATCATTACAAGTTTTTTTTCTTGGCTCATAAAAACCGTCCTTATAAAAGTATTAGGGATTATTCAAGTCTATTATATAAGGGGAAGAATATGATTTAAAAGCATACTGCATATAACGGAAATAAACAGTCCCAGTCGACTATACTACCATAAATTTTATATTTTTTCAAGGGAGTAATCCATATTATGAAAAATGTGCCGACACGCTCAATTGACTAAAATCGCTTTTTTATGTACAATAGTAAATTGAGGATATTATGACTGAAAGATCCGTACAGAGTAAACTGAATAATGCATTAAACATCCTCAAGCAGGGGGATCTAAGGGGATCCTATGCCGAGCTTGAAAGATTGTTAAAGGATGACTTGGAAAATGCAGAAATCGATTATACTCTAAAGGGCGTGCGCTTTTGGGAAGATAGGCTGGAGAAGGCAAAAAAGGCTTCTACTCCTCAGGAAAGGGCCGAGATAATGATCTCTCAGTGGAAGCCCTTTTTGGCTTATATCCGCCGCCAAGGGGAAGAAAAAGAATCGGTTATATATTCCTTAAAGTGTGCCGTTTTTACGATTGCATTGGAGTTCTATGCAGATCTTTTTAATGAAGACTCTGAGCTTCCCGATGCCGAACCCTACCGTAAAATCGGTCTTTGTTATAAGGTTCTCGGAAATTATGAAAGAGCCCTTGATTTTTTAAGATACGCCGCCGAGATCGACAAGAACTCGGGAGCGGTTTTGGCCGATTTGGCCGATTGTTATGCCTTATATGGTGAAATTAAGTTTGCAAAAGCTTTTTTTAGAGAGGCATTTTTTATCGATCCTGCCGGGATTGAATTACAATTTCTTGAGTCTGAAATTATTCACAGGCTCATCCAAAGAGTGCTCAATCTTGGCTACAAAGTTGAAGAAATTGCCGATTGGATGCCGGTTTATGGTGTTATTGACGGGGTTTTCAACGTAAAACGGGAGCTGAGAGCTTTTGAAGTAGGGCAGTTGAAGCAAAATATCTTTTTAATGGAAGGAGAGGTTCAAAATGCCTCTCAA containing:
- a CDS encoding OmpA family protein; its protein translation is MKYRIFKNNILKKLIFFVFISAFSLLFAQSNEKNDEFLFKFKFIDGDAYKVHSVVDEKVYVNGKFHHQANIINRIEVEVSDIQAGEGVKPASALFSCMFMTSEQNSNKTFDWSRNYPSIFRRDEAGFYSIGDEYFMPVVRNVPAFPNHPVKPGDTWSGEGFEAHDFRDAFGIEKPFTFPFKVDYQYIGLAEIDGQTYRHITASYDLNHIVPREVLKNYKGEIDVPIKILGKSRQNLYWDEERGNLFCYNEEFNIKMFLYSGYTYDFIGNAKAEVIEVKKIDKGTEEEIKKSVEDLNLENTTVEKTDEGLTISIENIQFLPDSAVLRDSEKEKLKKIGEILSKFSDREFLISGHTALAGTEKERQKLSEERAAAVANYLIDLGVQDREHVYTRGFGARRPVAANNSPENMAKNRRVEITILDK
- the nifJ gene encoding pyruvate:ferredoxin (flavodoxin) oxidoreductase codes for the protein MSQEKKLVMIDGNTAAGHVAHALSEVIAIYPITPSSPMGEVADEYSARGRENIWGTVPDVVELQSEGGAAGAVHGALTTGALSSTFTASQGLLLMIPNMYKIAGELTSTVFHIAARAVACSALSIFGDHQDVMACRQTGWAMLASNSVQEVMDLAIISHAATLESRVPFLHFFDGFRTSHEIQKIEEVSYDIMRQMVSDELVRAHRKRGLTPESPELRGTAQNPDIYFQGREAVNKYYLATPEIVQKQMDKYASLTGRQYHLYDYYGAKDAEQVIILMGSGADTVEETVDELNSKGGKYGVLKVRLYRPFSAEHFVKALPATLKGIAVLDRCKEPGSLGEPLYEDVRTAIGEMQAAKKCPFTQYPVIIGGRYGLGSKEFTPAMVKGVFDNLEGEKKSNFSVGIEDDVTHTSIKYDPNFKLEDKDMHQAMFFGLGSDGTVGANKNSIKIIGEATDNKAQAYFSYDSKKSGGFTISHLRFGKHAIRKPYLITNADFVACHKFSYLETYDMLHSLKKGGTFLLNAPYGKDEIWDNMPIEVQKQIIEKEAKFYVIDAIKIAEKAGMGNRINVVMQTAFFKIFGILPEAEAVDLIKKFIEKSYGKKGPEIVQKNITTIDMALEGVEKVDYPKTATSKLKMHPAITGDAPDFVKNVLGKVAIQKGDDIRVSEMPEDGTFPTATTQYEKRAIAEHVPIWKSDICIQCGQCTVVCPHACIRMKAYDGSLLAKAPQGFKSCDYKGKEFEGAKFTIQVSVEDCTGCGLCVQQCPAKSKENPEIKAINMENFVENRKQEVANWDFFFKDIPDPDVKKLNLSVPKGIGMKRPLFEFSGACAGCGETPYVKLLSQLFGDRAVIANATGCSSIYGGNLPTTPYAKRCDGRGPAWSNSLFEDAAEFGYGMRLTSDKLAVYAREVAVKVKEKGIAAGVIDKILNNSQEDDAAIEDQRSFVAELKKELAGSKDELAKELDSLTDHFIKRSVWILGGDGWAYDIGYGGLDHVLASGKNINVLVMDTEVYSNTGGQMSKATPIGAVAKFAASGKDISKKDLGMMAISYGYVYVAHISMGANMSQVIKAFREAESYDGPSIIIAYSHCINHGINMTKGMTNQKEAVSCGLWPLYRYDPRLVEQDKNPFQLDSKEPDFNLADFMYKEVRFKTLKNADPARAQMLLDKAVAKAKRQWQEYKYLADRPF
- a CDS encoding tetratricopeptide repeat protein — translated: MTERSVQSKLNNALNILKQGDLRGSYAELERLLKDDLENAEIDYTLKGVRFWEDRLEKAKKASTPQERAEIMISQWKPFLAYIRRQGEEKESVIYSLKCAVFTIALEFYADLFNEDSELPDAEPYRKIGLCYKVLGNYERALDFLRYAAEIDKNSGAVLADLADCYALYGEIKFAKAFFREAFFIDPAGIELQFLESEIIHRLIQRVLNLGYKVEEIADWMPVYGVIDGVFNVKRELRAFEVGQLKQNIFLMEGEVQNASQEQRHKLVPRLINHYFWLIDHYVSVNENKSKIDDLLLRIKVLDQNIYNCYMR